One genomic segment of bacterium includes these proteins:
- a CDS encoding type II/IV secretion system protein, with protein sequence MIETKLEINDKIGYLLFKKGIIDAATLDKALNAKFNDRNKLKRNLAQILVDDFKYEHDAIFREVAILYAFRELDIDLQTIQPNYLDSIRNMMESGGEELKELMLKENIIPFMYDEQVKDKLIIAATDPTNKNVQKVAFGLNTKKHEVIFIKKKDYDQLIEKLFPPENEFLKNISEDYENFIPAEEREDLDEEELDAEINKSALINLVEGALVEAVRKGASDIHFIPCSGHRTEIYMRIDGTLRLWHVQENTLPEAVIAVVKDRGKGMDRFEREMAQDGFIQRAIDNYIIRFRVSVLPMVGTELKNKFESVVIRILDDRKVIKDLEKLGLTGVAKQKFVKAINQPQGMVILTGPTGSGKSTTLVAALFQVINPEVNVLTVEDPVEYVIEGARQLKIGYKMNFEQAIRSILRHDPDIVLVGEMRDKETAETAIKLANTGHLTFSTLHTNDAPSAVSRLFKMGIEPFLIAYAINLIVAQRLVRKLCPKCKKRVTEHDEDYLEAVGINPEEWKQFETYRAVGCDECSGTGYKGRMAIHEAFYFSKEIRHLIVKSGEEVNEEALKAQAKKDGTLNLRESGLEKVKLGMTSIEEVISSTTED encoded by the coding sequence ATGATTGAGACGAAATTGGAAATTAATGATAAAATAGGGTATCTGCTCTTTAAGAAAGGGATTATTGATGCAGCAACGCTTGACAAAGCACTTAACGCAAAATTCAATGATCGAAATAAGTTAAAGCGTAATCTAGCACAGATCCTGGTAGATGACTTTAAATATGAGCACGATGCAATATTCAGAGAAGTAGCAATTCTCTATGCTTTCAGGGAACTTGATATCGACCTGCAGACAATTCAGCCAAACTACCTCGATTCAATCCGCAATATGATGGAAAGCGGTGGCGAAGAGCTGAAAGAATTAATGCTTAAAGAAAACATCATACCATTTATGTATGATGAGCAGGTAAAGGATAAGTTGATAATTGCTGCGACTGATCCCACAAATAAAAATGTTCAAAAAGTTGCTTTCGGTTTAAATACAAAGAAGCACGAAGTAATTTTTATTAAGAAGAAAGATTACGATCAGCTTATCGAAAAACTATTCCCTCCGGAAAATGAATTCCTGAAAAATATTTCAGAAGATTATGAGAATTTCATCCCGGCCGAGGAAAGGGAAGATCTCGATGAAGAAGAACTTGATGCGGAAATAAATAAAAGTGCTCTTATCAATCTTGTCGAAGGTGCGCTTGTCGAGGCAGTACGAAAAGGAGCGAGTGACATTCACTTTATCCCATGCAGCGGTCACCGCACTGAAATATATATGAGAATTGATGGTACTTTGCGTTTGTGGCATGTCCAGGAAAACACTTTACCGGAAGCAGTGATCGCAGTAGTTAAGGATCGTGGAAAAGGGATGGACAGGTTTGAACGTGAAATGGCACAGGATGGTTTTATCCAAAGAGCAATTGATAATTATATAATCAGGTTCAGAGTTTCAGTTCTTCCTATGGTTGGAACGGAGCTGAAGAATAAGTTCGAAAGTGTTGTAATAAGAATACTGGATGACAGAAAAGTTATTAAAGATCTTGAAAAGCTTGGACTAACAGGAGTTGCAAAACAAAAATTCGTTAAAGCAATCAATCAACCACAAGGAATGGTTATTCTTACCGGACCCACGGGAAGCGGTAAAAGTACAACACTCGTTGCAGCACTATTCCAGGTGATTAATCCTGAAGTGAATGTACTGACTGTTGAAGATCCTGTCGAGTACGTTATTGAAGGTGCGCGTCAGCTTAAGATTGGTTACAAGATGAATTTTGAACAAGCAATCAGATCGATTTTACGACATGACCCTGACATAGTGCTCGTTGGTGAGATGAGAGATAAGGAAACAGCAGAGACCGCTATTAAACTTGCTAATACAGGTCACCTTACATTCTCAACATTACATACTAACGACGCTCCCAGTGCTGTATCAAGATTATTTAAAATGGGAATCGAACCATTCCTGATTGCTTATGCAATTAACTTAATTGTTGCTCAAAGACTCGTTCGCAAGTTATGTCCAAAATGCAAAAAACGAGTAACAGAACATGATGAAGATTATCTGGAAGCTGTGGGAATAAATCCTGAGGAATGGAAGCAATTTGAAACTTATCGTGCTGTCGGCTGCGATGAATGCAGTGGCACAGGATACAAAGGTCGAATGGCAATTCATGAAGCATTCTATTTTTCCAAAGAGATAAGACATCTGATAGTTAAATCGGGTGAAGAAGTAAATGAAGAGGCACTAAAGGCACAAGCAAAGAAAGATGGAACATTAAACTTAAGAGAATCCGGACTTGAAAAGGTTAAACTTGGAATGACTTCGATTGAAGAAGTAATTTCATCAACAACTGAAGATTAA
- a CDS encoding PilT/PilU family type 4a pilus ATPase — protein sequence MIVKEEKKILSDFCARIPESVYGPDRVAYILENSGKLKEEEIVLLRKFINKILTSMIERDASDIEIGGHGNEGYIWMRIYGKLERVKDLPQFTEDESALLIANMFNSNQKKYIAATRNLDFSYTFFYERRKINVRFRADAYFDLDTLACSMRAINTTIRPLASLDFHQNAIKYLSHNYIKFGLTLITGITGSGKSTTLDSIVDYHNKFDPAHVIIIAAPIEYVHSSNFCMIKHREVGRDVLSFKEGVVQSLRQDPDIIIIGEMRDPDTIMAALEVTDTGHKVFSTLHTSSATESIERIIAEVDAHEQERVRNRLADVLVSVISQKLVPSLDGKVILAKEVLIMTPSVKAAIKNNNLSEIYMMINQGGPMGMVTMEQDLKRLYDQKRISLETAITYANNKTRINQLLTAK from the coding sequence TTGATAGTCAAAGAAGAAAAAAAGATTTTATCAGATTTTTGTGCACGAATACCCGAATCCGTCTACGGACCAGATCGTGTTGCTTACATTCTTGAAAATAGTGGTAAGCTCAAGGAAGAAGAAATAGTTCTTTTAAGGAAATTCATTAATAAGATCCTCACCTCTATGATTGAACGTGATGCTTCTGACATAGAAATCGGGGGTCATGGTAATGAAGGTTACATCTGGATGAGGATATATGGTAAACTCGAAAGAGTAAAAGACCTTCCGCAATTCACCGAAGATGAGTCAGCGCTACTTATTGCAAATATGTTTAATTCTAATCAGAAGAAATATATCGCTGCAACAAGGAATCTCGACTTCAGTTATACTTTTTTTTATGAGCGAAGAAAAATCAATGTAAGATTCAGAGCAGATGCATATTTTGATCTCGATACTCTTGCGTGTAGTATGAGAGCGATCAATACTACAATACGTCCTCTTGCCTCCTTGGACTTCCATCAGAATGCAATTAAATACCTTAGTCATAATTATATTAAATTTGGTTTAACATTAATCACAGGTATTACCGGTTCAGGTAAGTCGACAACACTTGATTCAATTGTTGATTACCACAATAAGTTTGACCCGGCTCACGTAATTATAATTGCGGCACCTATTGAGTATGTTCACAGTTCCAACTTTTGCATGATTAAACACAGGGAAGTTGGCAGAGATGTTTTATCCTTTAAAGAAGGAGTTGTTCAATCATTAAGACAGGATCCGGATATAATCATAATTGGTGAAATGAGAGACCCGGACACGATAATGGCTGCACTCGAGGTAACAGATACAGGTCATAAAGTCTTCTCAACATTACATACTTCATCGGCCACCGAATCTATCGAAAGAATTATAGCTGAAGTGGATGCACATGAACAGGAAAGAGTACGGAACAGGTTGGCTGATGTGCTGGTTTCTGTTATATCTCAGAAACTTGTTCCAAGCCTTGATGGAAAAGTGATTTTAGCGAAAGAAGTACTAATAATGACGCCCAGCGTTAAAGCCGCTATAAAAAATAACAATCTTAGTGAAATATATATGATGATCAACCAGGGTGGCCCGATGGGTATGGTTACAATGGAACAGGATTTAAAACGTTTATACGATCAGAAAAGAATATCGCTGGAAACTGCGATTACTTATGCAAATAATAAAACAAGAATAAACCAATTATTGACTGCAAAATGA
- a CDS encoding type II and III secretion system protein, with translation MKNIITYFVISIFIVLQASPQEYWERRFKTSQNPDELVTMSETLPFDQAIELLSKVSESVTGRGIVATVDRKDPIGIEIINMPYDKALLMIVNFAGLQYEMKEDVIIVKSKAKDEVEKTPDTYAPPTQREVKISALFCEIDVVEARKVGLDWRFLLSGDQTNLAGVLRSETEIDPNAQQGGGGQQQNQGLQPEFKLGVTSDFQIGDFFGQATAVFKFFEQNNLGEIISNPSIVVRDRNEGKIQIGSDFSVRTRDFAGNTTEQFFPTGTIINVTPYIHKENGLDYALLDIAVERSSFQTSELTTEIRKTQAQTQVLMLDGEETAIGGLFLNEEAVVRNGIPFLKDLPWWVFGIRYLTGYDQTTIRKKELVILLKLELVPTLQERFENPQWENVLGREMDGGRTKIKLYEFESSEETP, from the coding sequence ATGAAAAACATTATAACTTACTTCGTTATATCAATTTTCATCGTCCTTCAGGCGTCTCCTCAGGAATATTGGGAGCGAAGATTTAAAACAAGCCAGAACCCGGACGAGCTGGTGACAATGTCCGAAACACTTCCTTTTGACCAGGCGATTGAATTACTCAGTAAAGTAAGCGAAAGCGTTACTGGTAGAGGAATTGTTGCAACGGTAGATAGGAAGGATCCAATCGGCATTGAAATTATAAATATGCCTTATGATAAAGCTTTACTAATGATAGTAAATTTTGCTGGCCTTCAATATGAAATGAAAGAAGACGTTATTATCGTAAAGTCAAAAGCAAAAGATGAGGTTGAAAAAACTCCGGACACTTATGCACCGCCAACACAAAGAGAAGTAAAAATATCTGCTCTGTTCTGCGAGATAGATGTTGTGGAAGCACGAAAAGTTGGACTTGATTGGAGATTTTTATTATCCGGCGATCAAACCAATCTTGCAGGTGTTTTGAGAAGCGAAACTGAGATTGATCCGAATGCACAACAAGGTGGAGGAGGTCAGCAGCAAAATCAAGGTCTTCAACCAGAATTTAAATTAGGCGTTACATCTGACTTTCAGATAGGTGATTTTTTCGGACAGGCAACTGCTGTATTTAAATTTTTCGAACAAAACAATTTAGGTGAAATTATTTCTAATCCTAGTATCGTAGTCAGAGACCGGAATGAAGGTAAAATTCAGATCGGATCAGATTTCTCAGTTAGAACAAGAGATTTTGCCGGCAATACTACAGAACAATTCTTTCCGACAGGAACGATAATAAACGTAACCCCTTATATACACAAGGAAAATGGATTGGACTATGCATTATTGGATATAGCTGTTGAAAGAAGTTCATTCCAGACAAGTGAGTTAACCACAGAAATTAGAAAAACACAGGCTCAAACTCAGGTTCTCATGCTTGATGGCGAAGAAACAGCTATCGGCGGTTTGTTTCTTAATGAAGAAGCTGTTGTTCGTAATGGAATTCCATTCTTAAAAGATTTACCATGGTGGGTATTTGGTATTCGATATCTCACAGGATATGATCAGACCACAATCAGAAAAAAAGAACTTGTTATACTCCTAAAATTAGAACTTGTGCCCACACTTCAGGAAAGATTTGAAAATCCTCAGTGGGAAAATGTACTTGGAAGAGAAATGGATGGAGGCAGGACCAAAATTAAGTTGTACGAGTTTGAATCCAGTGAAGAAACCCCTTAA
- a CDS encoding response regulator — MESILIVDDDINLCNFLSDELNAIGYDTRYLTDGESAVEYLKEYNPDLILLDLNMPGKNGFDVQKEISNIPGFKSKVIVLTAQSDVKSAIECAQLGASDFLCKPYDLTELLSTINKVSQK; from the coding sequence ATGGAATCGATTCTGATTGTTGATGACGATATTAATTTATGCAATTTTCTGTCGGATGAGTTAAATGCAATCGGATACGATACCAGGTATTTAACAGATGGAGAAAGTGCAGTAGAGTACTTAAAAGAGTATAATCCCGATCTCATTCTTCTTGACCTTAACATGCCCGGGAAAAATGGTTTTGATGTTCAGAAAGAAATCAGCAACATCCCGGGCTTCAAATCTAAAGTAATTGTTTTAACCGCTCAGTCAGATGTAAAAAGTGCTATTGAATGTGCACAGCTTGGTGCCTCTGATTTTCTTTGCAAACCATATGATTTAACAGAACTACTTTCAACAATCAATAAAGTAAGTCAAAAATAA